A region of Candidatus Desulfatibia profunda DNA encodes the following proteins:
- a CDS encoding DEAD/DEAH box helicase, with protein MKITISNNLRLTDIPSKLGATLMETLRFPNPKWLENERLGRWNRGTPKELRFFDKVRDGGLWIPRGYIRQLILLCRRDGVSYQIDDRRRSLPDVNFNFNGSLKFFQKEAVQVMLAKEFGTLSAPTGSGKTVMALYIISRRKQPALIVVHTKDLAHQWVERIDEFLGIPAGEVGFIGGGKKIMGEKVTVALVQSLYKCTDEVSPRIGFLVVDECHRCPSRTFTEAVTDFDSHYMLGFSATPFRRDNLTKLIFWYLGDLHHKIDQRRLVESGDVLSAEVIVRETDFKPYFDPVNEYSKMMSELTANDQRNHLIAADIAREAGSNPGICLVLSDRKKHCETLQALLRYRYKISSELLTGDLSIVQRQAVLERLNQGDVRVLLATGQLIGEGFDRKDLSPLFLATPIKFSGRVIQYLGRVLRPAPGKTKARVYDYVDVHVDVLRAAAKTRQRVFRQRAGL; from the coding sequence ATGAAAATTACGATTTCAAACAATCTGCGTTTAACCGATATCCCCTCGAAGCTGGGGGCAACACTTATGGAGACGCTGAGGTTCCCGAATCCCAAATGGCTTGAGAACGAGAGATTGGGCCGTTGGAATCGGGGTACCCCGAAAGAGCTGCGGTTCTTTGACAAGGTCCGCGACGGTGGCTTGTGGATACCGAGGGGGTATATACGGCAGTTGATACTGCTTTGCAGACGCGACGGGGTTTCGTATCAGATCGACGACCGCAGGCGCAGCCTGCCGGATGTAAATTTCAACTTTAACGGCAGCTTAAAATTTTTCCAAAAAGAGGCGGTTCAGGTCATGCTGGCCAAGGAGTTCGGCACCCTGAGTGCGCCCACCGGAAGCGGAAAAACAGTCATGGCGCTGTACATCATCTCCCGACGCAAGCAGCCCGCTTTGATTGTGGTGCATACCAAGGATCTGGCCCATCAATGGGTCGAGAGAATCGATGAATTTCTGGGAATTCCGGCTGGTGAGGTCGGCTTTATCGGCGGCGGAAAAAAGATTATGGGGGAAAAGGTTACGGTCGCCCTGGTGCAATCGCTTTATAAATGCACAGACGAAGTTTCGCCCCGGATCGGCTTTCTGGTCGTTGACGAGTGCCATCGCTGTCCGAGCCGAACCTTTACCGAAGCTGTAACCGATTTTGATTCACACTATATGCTGGGTTTTTCGGCAACACCTTTTCGCCGCGACAATCTGACTAAATTGATTTTCTGGTATCTTGGCGACCTGCATCACAAGATCGATCAACGTCGCCTGGTGGAAAGCGGCGATGTGTTGTCTGCTGAAGTCATTGTCAGAGAAACCGACTTTAAACCGTATTTCGATCCGGTGAACGAATACAGCAAAATGATGTCGGAGCTCACCGCGAACGACCAGCGCAACCATCTGATCGCCGCCGATATTGCCCGCGAAGCCGGCAGCAATCCGGGCATCTGTCTGGTACTGTCGGACAGGAAAAAACACTGTGAAACCTTGCAGGCGCTTTTGCGCTACAGGTATAAGATATCATCCGAACTGCTTACCGGTGACCTCAGTATCGTACAGCGGCAAGCCGTTCTGGAACGATTGAATCAAGGGGATGTCAGAGTACTCTTGGCCACCGGCCAACTGATAGGGGAGGGCTTTGATCGGAAGGATTTGTCGCCCTTGTTTTTGGCAACGCCCATTAAATTCAGCGGACGGGTAATCCAGTATCTTGGCCGGGTGCTGCGGCCGGCACCCGGCAAAACAAAAGCCAGAGTCTATGACTATGTTGATGTGCACGTCGATGTGCTCAGAGCCGCCGCCAAAACAAGACAGAGGGTTTTCAGGCAGCGTGCCGGGCTTTAA